Genomic DNA from Candidatus Paceibacterota bacterium:
AGAAGCTGCAGCGGCTGTAGCACCCACAGTAACAGTCATACCAGTTGGGATAGTAACAGTATCCCCTGCAACTGGAACAACGCCTCCTGTCCAGGTAGCAGTATCAGCCCAAGCACCTGTTTGAGCAGCAGTTATGGCTGCGGCATCTGCTTTTCCTGTAAACATTACAAAAGCAAAAACAAAAATTCCGACTGAAAACAAAACATTTTTTAAATTTAATTTCATAATAAATTTTACTCACTTAATAATAATTTCCGCCTGAGGCGGATCAGCCTATGGCTGAAATAATAAAATTCGACGTTAATAATAAAAAACAAAAACAAAAATCCGACTAGAATTAACGTTTATATTATAGCAGATAAAAAAAGATTCTTAAAAAAGAAAAAGTAAAACTGTGGATAACTACCATAAACAAAAAACCACCCAATAAAGGGTGGTTTTTGAATACTTTTTAAGGCGTATTAAACCAGAGAGTTGAACTTCAAATTATGAAGCTGTTACGTATACTGAGGCGGTGTTGAAATTCTGGAGACCCCAAGTCTGAGCAACAGGAGCGGCAGCTGTGTCGCCATCTGTATCCCAGTAAACCTTGTAAAGTTTTGTTCCAGTGTATCCAGCACTTCCACCTACTGGTACGTGTGAGTACACAGTAAAGGTTCTAGATTGGCCAGCAGGAACTATGTAGTAAGAAGTAGCGTCTGTTCCACTAGTTGAAGATGCAACCATGGAACTAGCAACTGTTCCTCCATTTCCTGTAACTGTCTTTTCTACAACCACATTAGCATCTCCTTCGGTAGCTGAAACTGTCTTGTTGACATAAATAGCTTGTCCGGAAGGAGCTGTAACTGTGAATGGTAATGTGAAGTCAGCAGCAATTGAAGCACCATTTGTTGTAGTGGTTGCTGCAGTTGTTCCCATTGTAATCGAAGGAGCGTATTGGAACATGTACTGTGTGTTTCCTGCAACACTTGCTGTTGTGTCTGTAACTGTATTGAAGTTAGCATCATAAGCAAGAGAGTGAGCAAGAGGAACTACAGTAAATGTGATTCCAGCACCACTAGAGGTGTATCCAGCACCTGGAGTACCAATAGGGTTCATTTGTGCCCAGACTGACAATGTTTTTGTTCCGTCTTTTGGAACTTGAACATTCAAGCTAGAGAATGTTGCTGTAGCGCCACCAGTTACTGAAGAAAGAACTGTTGATCCATCACGTAGTTCGAATGAAGCAACTTCGTTTGCAATAGTACCTGTTGATGCAGTAGCTGTACCGTAAAGTGTTGTCACAGTAATTGCTGAATTTTTTCCTTTAAGATCAAAATCCATCAATTTAACTGGGGTCAAAACACTTGCTGTAGTACTAAGACCAGAAACTGACTGAGCTAATGGTGAAGTTGCACTTAATGAAGTTGTCAACGTTCCAGCTGATGCTGCAGCCGCTGAGAAGCTCATAGTGCGGGTTGTGGTAGGGCTTACATTTGTTGTAAAGCCAGTACCATCAGTTGCTCTTATGTAAGTTGAAGTCTGAATAGTTACAGTATTGTTGTTTTGAGTAACAGTTGGACGATCAAATGCGACTGTCAAATCTGTGTCTACTCCGGCTGGAGCTACAACACTAAAGCCACTGAACATAACTCTCCAAAGAGAACCTGCTGTGACTTCGGTTACTGTAGAAGCAGAAAGAGGAACAGTTGCTAGAACTGTTGATCCTTGCATCAAGTAAGCGTTGCTTGCTTCCAACCAAATACGATCATTAACATCCAAAGCTAAACTACTAACAGTCATAGCAGAACCTGTAGCTCTAACTTTGAAAGTAACACCTGCTGTTTTAGATGCTCCGGTGTAAATAGATACACCAGCTGCTGGGATAGGCTCATAGTCAAGAGTTGCTGAACCCTGACCTGTTGCACCTACGACAGCACCAGTTGCACAAGAAACTCCAGTTGTAGGACTATATCCTGCGGTTGAAGTACAACCTGCTGGAAGAGTTGTTCCTGTTGAACATGGAAGACCAGTTGTAGTGCTAAATCCTGTAGCTGAAGTACAACCTGCTGGGAAAGTAGTTCCCCCTGAACATGGCATACCTGTTGTTGCACTATATCCTGAAGTTGAAGTACAGCCTGCTGGAAGACCAGGATGAACAACAGTACCAGCTTCAAATACAGCTCTTGATTTAGGACCGAATACTCCGTCAGCAACTAAACCATTGTCTGCCTGCCAAGACATAACTCTAGCTTTTGTTAAAGGACCGAATACTCCGTCAGCAGCAATACCTGCATCCAAAGATGATTGAAGACAAGTAACTGCAGCACCTCTTGAACCTACTCTTAATGTAGTCGTGCCTGTTGAACAATCTGATGCAGCAGCTTGTGTTCCGTTAGAAACAACACCTACTACAGCTATAACTGCAACAATCATAACTCCAAGAAGAAATTTTGATTTAAATAATTTACTCATAAATTTTTTCTAATTTTTTATCCCGTAGTAGAATTTAAAAAAAATTCACTACAGGATTTTACGCCATTAATTAGTTTCGACAAAACTAAAAGCGTATTTTTCTTATCATTATTTTTTACCCGCCAATAAATTAATAATTGCTAATAATGGGGCGACTAAATAAATAATGAACAGAGAAACTTTAACATTGAAAACAAAACAACTTATTTTATTTTCAATGACCTTTCCATTTATTTTCACTCTATTTTATTTGAGATTTTTTCGACGAAATCGCAAACAAGAAGTGAAAACAAATACAAAAATTTTATGAATATATAAATACGCAAATGCGTACTCACATAAACATAACAACATTATAATATATCTCTAAAAAATATAGCAATATACTATGTGGATAACTTGGTTTTTTGAGCCAATATCCATGCGTTCATCTTATAATATTTTTGGAGAAAAAGCAAGAAGTGTGAAATGGGTTATAGGGAATTCCTCCCCTCCTTAACAAGGAGGGGAATGAGGGGAGGTTCTTAATTAATTCACCTCACCCCGACCCTCTCCTTATTAAGGAGAGGGGGCAACTAAAAAATACCTGCTCCACCTTTTCTCTCCTGTCTTGTTAAGGACACCGTCTTTTACCATAGAAACGAGTTCTCTTTGGAGTGTCTTTTCTCCGCAAGAAAGAAGTGAGTTTGATTTGTTGGGAGAATTTTTGGCTGTGTCCTTGATGTCCTTTATAGTCGCATTTCCGCCGATAGTTTTTATAATATTTAATATATCATCACGTCTTTGATTTTTTAATTTATCAAAATCGTTATTGGACATGAATCGAGTTTTATCGGACCCCGAACGAAAGCCTTCGGCTTCGTACGGGGCAGGCATCTTATTAGACATGTCCTTTATGGCTTTTAATAAAGTGCCACCTCTCTGAACACCGATACTGGTGTGTCCTTTAGGAATTAAATTCCCCCTCTCCTTTACAAGGAGAGGGTTGGGGTGAGGTGAATTTTTTAGAAACCTCTCCTCAAATCCTCCCCTGAAAGGGGAGGAGGAATCCTGAAAGAACTCCGACAAATCTATTTGCTTATTTAAATTTTTAACTTCACCGACAGATTCTTTGATTGATTGATCTAGTTCTAAAAATTCCTTTTTTAAAATATTACAATTCATAGGAGAGATAATATTTACAGCAGAGGCGATATCCAAAAAGGACATTATTTCAGATATTTTTCCGATGATATTTGAAGGTGCAGAATTTATGTCCGATATTATTTCTGTACCTAATGTCCTTAATTTATTTCTTAGTGGTTCATCCGCATCTATGATGTCCGTTACCATATAGAGCGCAGTAACAAGTTTATTCGTTTTTGTATAGGACATCACAGTAACGGACATATTTGAGGAGCCTGCCCCGTACGAAGCTGGAAGCTTTCGTTCGGGGTCCTTGAGATTTTTTTCCTCTCTTAACATTTGTCCATTATATATACCCCCACACCTATTTGCAAGTCCTTTATGTCAATAGGTGTGGGGGTATAAGACATCAAAAAATGCAAGGTGGATTTTATTCCTCCCCTCCTTAACAAGGAGGGGAATGAGGGGAGGTTCTTAATTAATTCACCTCACCCCAACCCTCTCCTTAGTAAGGAGAGGGGGGAGAAAAAAAATTTATAATATTAAATTTTTTTGTGTTAAAATACTTAAATGGCGAAAAATGGAAACGGAAAAAAGAATGGTAAAAATGGAAATGGTATTAAAAAAGTTTCTTCAACAACAGGACTACAAACTCACACCAAGCACGGAATCATAGCAATTATTTTTTTTGTTCTGGCATTATTTTTTTTAATGGCTTATGCCAATATTGCGGGCAAGGCCGGCGTTTTTGTTTTTGATATTTTTAAAATGCTTCTCGGCACTATCGGTTATTTTCTTTTGCCGATTTTATTTGTCCTGCTCGGATACTCATTCATAAAATCAGAAGTGCCGGACATAGGATGGACCCGCACAGTGAGCGGAATTTTGTTTCTACTTTCAGGTCTCGGAATAATAAATATAGCTGGAGGTGTTAACAATAACGCAGGCGGATTATTCGGAGAAATATTATCGACGCCATTCATCTCTCTTTTTGACATATATGCGAGTCTTGTTTTGCTCGGAGCAATTTTAATAATTTCAATTCTGATGATGCTTGATGTAAAACCAAATCTTGCTCCATTGTTTGCAAAAATTTGGTCTTTCTTTTCAAAGAAAAAATCTCTCGAAAATACCGAAGATGCGCTAAATGAAAATGAAATAAAAGAAGTGGAAAAAGTTTCTACTCCCCTCCTTGATGAAGAGGGGGCTGGGGGTGGTAATTCAAAAAAGAACCACCTCGCCCAAAAGGGCACTCCTCCTTCAAAAGGAGGAGAAGATAATGAGGAAGAAATGCCTATTAAAAAAATAAAAAGCGGATTGGGATCTTACGTCCCTCCCCCACTCTCTCTCCTCGAAGAGGATAAAGGAAAACCAAACACCGGCGACATAAAAGCAAACGCGAACATTATCAAACGCACCCTCGCAAACTTCGGCATTGAAGTTGAGATGGATGAAATAACCATCGGACCGACAGTAACGCGTTATGCCTTGAAGCCAGCCGAAGGCGTAAAACTTTCCCGCATCGTGGGCCTCCAAAATGATCTCGCTCTTTCGCTCGCTGCGCACCCGATCCGCATCGAAGCGCCGATCCCAGGCAAATCTCTGGTTGGTATTGAAATTCCAAATAAATCAAAATCAATCGTCGGGCTGGCGACTCTCCTCTCTGATGAAAAATTCCAAAATTCTCCTAAGCCATTGACCACCGCTCTCGGCCGTAATATTTCCGGCAAAGCAGTCTTCGGTAATTTGGCAAAAATGCCACACCTCCTCGTAGCTGGAACAACAGGCTCTGGAAAATCTGTCACGATTCACTCCATGATCACTTCCCTCTTATATAGAAACGGGCCAGATGATTTGAAACTCATCTTGATAGACCCCAAACGCGTAGAGCTCACTCTTTATAATAATATTCCACACTTACTAACACCAGTAATCACTGAAGCCAAGAAAACAATCCTAGCTTTGAAATGGGCTGCCAAAGAAATGGATCGTCGTTACGACATTCTAGAAACAGAGTCTGTGCGAGACATAGGATCTTATCATAAGAATGTTTGGGAGAAGAAACCAAAAGGAACAGAGAGTGGCGATCGCTTGCCTTATATTGTCATTATAATAGACGAGTTAGCAGACATAATGAGTACTTACCCTAGAGAGCTCGAAGCTGCTATCGTGCGTTTAGCGCAAATGTCCAGAGCGGTAGGAATCCACCTGATACTCTCTACTCAGCGTCCTGAGGTAAATGTTATCACTGGATTAATCAAGGCAAACATCCCTG
This window encodes:
- a CDS encoding DNA translocase FtsK 4TM domain-containing protein; translation: MAKNGNGKKNGKNGNGIKKVSSTTGLQTHTKHGIIAIIFFVLALFFLMAYANIAGKAGVFVFDIFKMLLGTIGYFLLPILFVLLGYSFIKSEVPDIGWTRTVSGILFLLSGLGIINIAGGVNNNAGGLFGEILSTPFISLFDIYASLVLLGAILIISILMMLDVKPNLAPLFAKIWSFFSKKKSLENTEDALNENEIKEVEKVSTPLLDEEGAGGGNSKKNHLAQKGTPPSKGGEDNEEEMPIKKIKSGLGSYVPPPLSLLEEDKGKPNTGDIKANANIIKRTLANFGIEVEMDEITIGPTVTRYALKPAEGVKLSRIVGLQNDLALSLAAHPIRIEAPIPGKSLVGIEIPNKSKSIVGLATLLSDEKFQNSPKPLTTALGRNISGKAVFGNLAKMPHLLVAGTTGSGKSVTIHSMITSLLYRNGPDDLKLILIDPKRVELTLYNNIPHLLTPVITEAKKTILALKWAAKEMDRRYDILETESVRDIGSYHKNVWEKKPKGTESGDRLPYIVIIIDELADIMSTYPRELEAAIVRLAQMSRAVGIHLILSTQRPEVNVITGLIKANIPARVALKVSSQIDSRTILDAGGAEKLLGAGDMLYSSGEAQPERLQSAFISESEVKKVVKYLADAYKDEIPEEITLTAASVSADKSIFESSLEDEGDDDEMYEEARICVMEAGKASTSYLQRKLKLGYARAARLMDKLEERGVIGPGDGAKPREVLEKITHDTDGNNVI